The Salvelinus alpinus chromosome 35, SLU_Salpinus.1, whole genome shotgun sequence genome window below encodes:
- the ncapd2 gene encoding condensin complex subunit 1, whose product MSWDFFVPVCVGDLVKTGGINQYVVQDVVSPKQLPSHLNSFKAALRSQGPLCILEHFDTGYTVLQHCHKVDMSVKEDTLELLIQVVSGLSVSLPSLLLNASLSAPDRKEQLNAVKMSVFLLCKLTEILESDSYRQSIVTAPSKGSKKGKVAGEGLLQWDSERETVLQALTQLLQLDIRSLWSLSLVEEEFISCVTCCCYKLLENPTISHVKNKPTRDAIIHLLGVQVKKYNHLLGASVKVIQLLQHFDQLSSVCAQAVSVWSTEYGVKAIVGEVMREIGQKSSEELAREGSGVKAFSSFLSELGTLVPDTMIPNISVLLTHLEGESPSLRVAVCEVLGEVLVRVLSGDALDESGRADRDRFMDTLQEHLHDTHSYVRARVLQVYTRIVNSKALPLNRYSEVMGLAVGRLMDKSINVVKSAIQLLAAFIAHNPYSCKLSSADLKKPLEKETDKLRELRERLQENAPVAVIKASELWAAMEPELLFTVRAELEPTSEGEGEQQEREEDEAGEEDDRATAVQIAQFLRVNKYRNAVRLCVRAHSLFPESEMFSSLTTLTAETLLDTLALLFKGPDQDTSEIREDLPSTPQKEGAGDGGKEGVEESELKKQEMLLQYLRDTESFALQVERAIAVINTMLYWKTTSVVQEAVQFCVTVCEFSVANSLTGVRKMLPLVWSTDAAIKDAVVQAYRRLYLNPQGDNTRAKAQTLVDSLSELMVDASLGTIQCLEEIVQEFFGGGSSLQSTVVQVLWERFTGKRETSSLHRRAAVLLLGMAARAEREVVLSNLDTLCSVALGEKLTEDFLLARDSVITICNITDHVRQCKGAPFRLPQDNQLFTCLTQAIAEGVVMADPHWQSFMEQAVRLLYFLSESPDQLCSRLLQRCSRLLLDQIAEGGEMLANKDVSQLPGASQDPEEQGEQVPAVSCVSLAQLLSLCGCVAFWQVSHLERSVSSELRRRRGETEEREEKAKVPSRKAKQAANDSSVEEELGLMGASAEDTEAELIRKICETELLAEENLLCSFLPLLVRVCSSPGRYCHPQLTTAACLALSQYMMISPSVCEEHIRLLFTVLERSSLPVVRANAIIGLGDLTVRFPNILEPWTQNLYTRLSDENPAVRQTAVTVLTQLVLKDVLKVKGQVSEVAVLLIDPQTHIASLALNFFNELASKDNAIYNLLPDIISRLSDPERAMNEEDFHTIMKQLFSYITKERQTESLVEKLCQRFRTAKTERQWCDLAVSLSLLSMCERGLKRLQECWECYSDKLTETGVYQPLLSITAKLRRGAKPQLKVQVEEFEKRLTAVHTRGLENVESSEMEKNQPEGAGPSQNTTHTPLPNKGRGGRPKRGQAKPSVASRHDDSFVTPKPTRKSSKKAVITFSSDEEEEEEEDAVMAESETPKVTTPIARTSRRARLRH is encoded by the exons ATGTCGTGGGACTTCTTTGTGCCTGTGTGCGTGGGTGACCTGGTGAAGACTGGGGGCATTAACCAGTACGTGGTTCAGGATGTCGTCTCCCCTAAACAACTTCCCTCCCATCTCAACA GTTTCAAGGCTGCACTGAGAAGCCAGGGTCCATTGTGCATCCTGGAACACTTCGACACGGGTTACACTGTGCTGCA GCATTGTCATAAAGTGGACATGAGTGTGAAAGAGGACACCCTGGAGTTACTCATACAAG TGGTGAGTGGCCTGTCCGTCTCcctgccctccctcctcctcaatgCCTCACTCTCCGCACCGGACCGCAAGGAGCAGCTCAATGCTGTCAAAATGAGTGTGTTCCTCCTCTGCAAGCTCACAGAAATCCTGGAGAGTGACTCTTACAGGCAGAGTATCGTCACTGCACCCAGTAAG GGCAGTAAGAAGGGGAAGGTTGCAGGAGAAGGTTTACTACAGTGGGACTCTGAGAGGGAGACGGTGCTGCAGGCTCTAACCCAGCTCCTTCAGCTGGACATCCGCTCCCTCTGGAGCCTCTCTTTGGTCGAGGAGGAGTTCATCAG CTGTGTGACATGCTGCTGCTATAAGCTCCTGGAGAACCCAACCATCAGCCACGTAAAGAACAAGCCCACCAGAGACGCCATCATTCACCTGCTGGGGGTGCAGGTCAAGAAATACAACCACCTCCTGG GTGCCAGTGTGAAGGTGATCCAGCTGCTGCAGCACTTTGATCAGCTGTCGTCAGTGTGTGCCcaggctgtgtctgtgtggagcaCTGAGTATGGAGTCAAGGCTATTGTAGGAGAGGTCATGAG AGAGATCGGTCAGAAGTCTAGTGAGGAGCTGGCCagagaggggtcaggggtcaaggcCTTCTCCAGCTTCCTGTCTGAACTGGGCACCCTGGTCCCCGACACCATGATCCCCAACATCAGTGTGTTACTCACACACCTGGAGGGCGAG AGCCCTAGTTTGCGTGTGGcagtgtgtgaagtgttgggAGAGGTTCTGGTCAGGGTCCTGAGTGGAGATGCACTGGATGAGTCTGGCAGAGCTGACAGGGACCGCTTCATGGACACACTGCAGGAGCACCTCCATGACACACACTCCTACGTCAGGGCCCGAGTGCTGCAGGTCTACACACGCATCGTCAACAGCAAG gctctgcccctgaacaggtaCAGTGAAGTGATGGGGTTGGCAGTGGGAAGGCTGATGGACAAATCCATCAATGTGGTCAAGAGTGCCATCCAGCTACTGGCTGCCTTCATAGCACACAACCCCTACAGCTGCAAG TTGAGCAGTGCTGACCTGAAGAAACCCCTGGAGAAGGAGACGGATAAACTCCGCGAGCTTAGAGAGAGACTGCAGGAAAACGCACCTG TGGCAGTGATCAAGGCCTCCGAACTGTGGGCCGCTATGGAGCCTGAGCTGCTCTTCACCGTCAGAGCCGAGCTGGAGCCCAccagtgagggagagggggaacagcaggagagggaggaggacgaGGCTGGAGAGGAGGACGACAGGGCCACCGCCGTACAGATCGCCCAGTTCCTCCGCGTCAACAAATACCG GAATGcagtgcgtctgtgtgtgcgaGCCCACAGCCTGTTCCCAGAGTCTGAGATGTTCTCGTCTCTGACCACTCTCACCGCCGAGACTCTCTTGGACACACTGGCCCTGCTCTTCAAAG GTCCTGACCAGGACACCTCTGAGATCAGAGAGGACCTGCCTTCCACCCCCCAGAAGGAGGGAGcaggggatggagggaaggaaggggtgGAGGAGAGCGAGCTGAAGAAACAGGAGATGCTGTTGCAGTATCTGAGAGACACTGAGAGCTTTGCCCTGCAGGTGGAGAGAGCCATCGCTGTCATCAACACCATGCTCTACTGGAAGACTACCTCAG TGGTCCAGGAGGCGGTGCAGTTCTGTGTGACAGTATGCGAGTTCAGTGTGGCGAACTCTCTGACTGGTGTGAGGAAGATGCTGCCTCTGGTCTGGTCTACTGACGCTGCCATTAAAGATGCTGTGGTGCAGGCCTACAGACGCCTCTACCTCAACCCCCAGGGAGATAACACCAG ggctAAAGCTCAGACTCTAGTGGACAGTCTGTCTGAACTGATGGTGGATGCCTCTCTGGGGACAATCCAGTGTCTGGAGGAGATA GTCCAGGAGTTttttggtggtggcagcagcctGCAGTCCACGGTAGTGCAGGTTCTGTGGGAGAGGTTCACTGGCAAACGAGAGACCTCCAGCCTGCACAGACGAGCAGCAGTACTGCTTCTGGGAATGGCTGCACG AGCGGAGAGGGAGGTGGTCCTCAGTAACCTGGACACTCTGTGCTCTGTGGCTCTGGGAGAGAAGTTGACTGAAGACTTCCTACTGGCCAGAGACTCTGTtatcaccatctgtaacatcactgACCATGTCAGG CAATGCAAAGGAGCTCCATTCAGACTGCCTCAGGACAACCAGCTCTTTACCTGCCTCACACAGGCCATCGCTGAAG GTGTGGTGATGGCGGACCCTCACTGGCAGAGCTTCATGGAGCAGGCTGTACGTCTGCTGTACTTCCTGTCCGAGTCCCCAGACCAGCTCTGCTCCCGCCTCCTCCAGCGCTGCTCTCGCCTGCTATTGGACCAGATCGCGGAGGGCGGGGAGATGTTAGCAAACAAGGATGTCAGCCAGTTGCCGGGTGCATCTCAGGACCCTGAGGAGCAGGGAGAACAAG TCCCTGCGGTGAGCTGCGTGTCCCTGGCCCAGCTGCTGTCTCTGTGTGGCTGCGTGGCGTTCTGGCAGGTGTCCCACCTGGAGCGCAGCGTCAGCTCTGAGCtgcggaggaggagaggagagacagaagagagggaggagaaggcgaAGGTACCCTCCCGTAAGGCCAAG CAAGCGGCCAATGACAGTTCTGTGGAGGAAGAACTTGGGTTGATGGGTGCTTCTGCTGAGGACACCGAGGCTGAGCTGATCAGGAAGATCTGTGAGACTGAGCTGCTGGCTG AGGAGAACCTGTTGTGCTCGTTCCTGCCCCTGCTGGTGAGGGTGTGTAGTTCCCCAGGGAGATACTGCCACCCCCAGCTTACCACCGCTGCCTGCCTGGCCCTCTCACAGTACATGATGATCAG tCCGTCAGTGTGTGAGGAGCACATCCGTCTCCTGTTCACGGTGCTGGAGCGTTCCTCTCTGCCCGTCGTCAGGGCCAACGCCATCATCGGCCTGGGAGACCTCACCGTCCGCTTCCCCAACATCCTGGAGCCCTGGacccagaacctctataccag GCTGAGTGACGAGAACCCGGCGGTGAGGCAGACTGCGGTGACTGTTCTGACCCAGCTAGTGCTGAAGGACGTGCTCAAGGTCAAAGGTCAGGTCAGTGAGGTGGCTGTGCTGCTCATCGACCCCCAGACACACATCGCCAGCCTCGCACTCAACTTCTTCAACGAGCTCGCCTCCAAG gaCAATGCTATCTATAACCTTCTCCCAGACATCATCAGCAGACTGTCCGACCCAGAGAGAGCCATGAACGAGGAAGACTTCCACACCATCATGAA GCAGCTGTTTTCCTACATCACTAaggagagacagactgagtctCTGGTGGAGAAGCTGTGTCAGCGCTTCAGGACCGCAAA GACTGAGCGTCAGTGGTGTGACCTGgccgtgtctctgtctctgctgtctatGTGTGAGCGAGGGCTGAAGAGGCTCcaggagtgttgggagtgttacaGTGACAAGCTGACTGAGACAGGAGTCTaccagcctctcctctccatcactgcTAAGCTACGCCGAGGAGCCAAGCCACAGCTCAAG gtCCAGGTGGAGGAGTTTGAGAAGCGTCTGACGGCGGTCCACACCCGGGGGCTGGAGAACGTAGAGAGCTCTGAGATGGAGAAGAACCAGCCCGAGGGAGCTGGGCCCAGCCAGAACACCACTCACACGCCACTACCCAACAAGGGACGGGGTGGCAGGCCCAAGAGAG GTCAAGCCAAGCCCTCTGTAGCCAGTCGCCATGACGATAGCTTTGTGACCCCTAAACCAACCCGGAAGTCCTCCAAGAAAGCTGTTATCACCTTCAGCAgtgacgaagaggaggaggaggaagaag ACGCTGTCATGGCAGAGAGTGAGACACCTAAGGTGACCACACCCATCGCCCGCACCTCTCGACGTGCCCGTCTCCGACACtga
- the LOC139564260 gene encoding 28S rRNA (cytosine-C(5))-methyltransferase-like has product MGRKLDPTTYVKKGPGRKSRKQKGAETELAKFLTDEETVPKRLSSRSRKRAGKRAQVTKKPKETIEKEEPKKGFTDENSEWLKPAKRKREVGQSDNEDDSDSQWEQEEDEGQEGGENNKGKKLLIEGDGDDDDDDLVDDYGALEDSSEGEELLPIERAARKQKKLQEAMGQESDDDNDDKGKSGDEDMGEDDTVQANLDEMDKFILPGAEEIAKEGVLLVDLQTIHQRIKDNVDVLSHFATKREEGKERTEYLSLLKKDLSTYYSYNNFLIDKLLDIFPVSELIDFLEANEIQRPVTIRTNTLKTRRRDLAQALINRGVNLDPLGKWSKVGLVIFDSSVPIGATPEYLAGHYMLQGASSFLPVMALSPQEGETVLDMSSAPGGKTTYMAQLMRNTGVIVANDASADRLKSVVGNIHRLGVTNSMICNYDGRQFPKVMGGFDRVLLDAPCSGTGVISKDPAVKTSKDESDIQRLAHLQKELILAAIDSVNAESPSGGYVVYCTCSIMVEENEWVVDYALKKRNVKLVQTGLDFGKEGFTRFKERRFHPSLKLSRRFYPHSHNMDGFFVAKLKKFSNTVPTTAVDKDGEEETEPSEAVEVTADSSDEDGPSKAGSKNKSKKQKPVPGKPTVSQKATANGKLAKSIGKKTTNPSTLKKNEKPTGPKKAKIAKMDGGTVKVDGELKKSNTVKTEGETTKESKEGSRFEKKGDKQRKSPMQSKKRMGKNKFNKLKKLLKKEEVGQ; this is encoded by the exons ATGGGCAGGAAGTTGGATCCCACCACTTATGTGAAGAAGGGGCCGGGGCGGAAGTCCAGGAAGCAGAAAGGAGCAGAGACTGAGCTGGCCAAGTTCTTAACGGATG AGGAAACTGTACCAAAACGACTGTCAAGCAGGTCCAGGAAAAG AGCTGGGAAGCGAGCTCAAGTGACCAAAAAGCCCAAGGAAACCATTGAGAAGGAGGAGCCAAAAAAAG GATTCACAGATGAAAACAGTGAATGGCTGAAGCCAGCAAAGAGGAAGCGTGAGGTCGGCCAATCAGATAACGAGGACGACAGTGACAGCCAATGGGAGCAAGAAGAGGACGAGGGACAAGAGGGAGGGGAGAACAATAAAGGGAAGAAACTGCTAATTGAGggagatggtgatgatgatgatgatgacctgGTTGATGACTACGGTGCATTGGAGGACAgcagtgaaggagaggag CTGCTCCCCATCGAGCGAGCTGCCAGGAAGCAGAAGAAGCTGCAGGAAGCCATGGGCCAGGAgagtgatgatgataatgatgataagGGGAAGAGTGGAGATGAAGACATGGGTGAAGATGACACGGTACAGGCTAATTTAGATGAGATGGACAAATTCATACTACCTGGAGCAGAGGAGATAGCAAAAGAGG GCGTTTTGCTTGTAGACCTGCAGACCATCCACCAGAGAATAAAGGACAACGTGGATGTTCTCTCTCACTTTGCAaccaagagggaggaggggaaagagagaacagAGTACCTCTCTCTCCTCAAAAAGGATCTTTCCACTTACTACAGCTACAACAATTTCCTCATAGACAAACTGCTGGATATCTTCCCAGTGTCAGAG CTGATTGATTTCCTGGAGGCCAATGAAATTCAGCGACCTGTCACCATTCGGACCAATACACTGAAGACAAGGAGGAGGGACTTGGCTCAG GCCCTGATCAACAGAGGGGTGAATTTGGATCCTCTGGGGAAGTGGTCTAAAGTGGGCCTGGTCATTTTTGACTCCTCGGTACCCATAG GTGCGACCCCAGAGTACCTAGCTGGTCACTACATGCTGCAGGGAGCCTCCAGCTTCCTGCCTGTCATGGCTCTCTCTCCACAGGAGGGGGAGACTGTGCTCGACATGAGCTCAGCTCCCGGGGGAAAGACAACCTATATGG CCCAGTTGAtgaggaacacaggagtgattgtgGCCAATGATGCCAGTGCTGACAGACTGAAGAGTGTGGTGGGCAACATCCACCGTCTGGGAGTCACCAACTCAATGATCTGTAACTACGACGGGAGGCAGTTCCCTAAG GTAATGGGTGGGTTTGACAGAGTGCTGCTTGATGCTCCCTGCTCAGGCACAGGAGTAATCTCCAAAGACCCTGCTGTGAAGACCAGTAAA GACGAGTCTGACATCCAGCGGTTGGCCCACCTGCAGAAGGAGCTCATCCTGGCGGCCATCGACTCGGTCAACGCTGAGTCTCCCTCTGGAGGCTATGTGGTGTACTGCACATGCTCTATCATG GTGGAGGAGAACGAGTGGGTAGTGGACTATGCTCTCAAGAAAAGAAACGTCAAACTCGTCCAGACTGGACTGGACTTTGGCAAAGAAGGTTTCACCAG ATTCAAAGAGAGACGATTCCATCCCTCTCTGAAACTCTCACGCCGGTTCTATCCTCATTCCCACAACATGGACGGTTTCTTTGTGGCCAAGCTGAAAAAGTTCTCCAACACGGTCCCAACCACAGCAGTTGACAAAG ACGGAGAAGAGGAAACCGAGCCAtctgaggcagtagaggttaCAGCTGATTCCTCTGATGAGGACGGGCCATCTAAAGCAGGGTCTAAGAACAAGTCCAAGAAGCAGAAGCCAGTCCCTGGCAAGCCAACTGTGTCACAGAAGGCCACAGCCAACGGGAAGCTAGCCAAAAGCATCGGCAAGAAAACAACAAACCCAAGCACCTTGAAGAAGAATGAGAAACCAACCGGGCCGAAAAAGGCAAAGATCGCTAAGATGGATGGTGGGACTGTGAAAGTGGACGGAGAGCTCAAGAAGtccaacacagtcaaaacagaaGGGGAGACGACCAAAGAGTCAAAGGAAGGGAGCAGGTTTGAGAAAAAGGGCGATAAACAGAGGAAATCCCCCATGCAGAGCAAGAAGAGAATGGGGAAGAACAAATTCAATAAGTTGAAGAAGCTGCTGAAAAAAGAAGAGGTTGGACAATGA
- the LOC139564261 gene encoding inhibitor of growth protein 4-like: protein MAAGMYLEHYLDSIENLPFELQRNFNLMRDLDQRTEDLKGQIDSLAKDYTSNARTLSSEQKLTILRQIQQSYSKSKEFGDDKVQLAMQTYEMVDKHIRRLDTDLARFEADLKEKQIESTDYDSTSSKGKKSESRGLKEKKVAKTRSKVKSSDEDGSPKSAQKKVKLLQPGEFTAPAANFGNVHPSDVLDMPVDPNEPTYCLCHQVSYGEMIGCDNTDCSIEWFHFACVGLTTKPRGKWYCPRCSQDRKRK, encoded by the exons ATGGCGGCGGGAATGTATTTGGAACACTATTTAGACA GCATAGAGAATCTGCCATTTGAGCTGCAGAGGAACTTCAATTTGATGAGGGACTTGGATCAACGTACGGAGG atCTAAAGGGGCAGATAGACTCCCTGGCAAAGGATTACACATCCAATGCCAGGACCCTATCGTCTGAACAGAAGCTTACTATTCTGAGGCAGATCCAGCAATCGTACAGCAAAAGCAAGGAGTTTGGGGATGACAAAGTGCAGCTGGCCATGCAGACTTATGAGATG GTGGACAAGCACATCCGGAGACTGGACACAGACCTGGCACGCTTTGAGGCCGACCTGAAGGAGAAGCAGATAGAGAGCACAGACTATGATTCCACCTCCAGTAAGGGAAAGAAAA GTGAGTCCAGGGGGCTGAAAGAGAAGAAGGTGGCTAAAACTCGGTCTAAAGTGAAGAGCTCAGATGAAGATGGCAGTCCGAAGAGTGCACAGAAGAAAGTCAAACTTCTCCAGCC GGGGGAGTTCACTGCTCCAGCTGCTAATTTTGGGAACGTGCATCCCTCTGACGTGCTGGACATGCCAGTGGACCCCAATGAGCCCACCTACTGCCTGTGTCACCAGGTGTCCTATGGAGAGATGATTGGCTGTGACAACACAGAC TGTTCCATCGAGTGGTTCCACTTTGCCTGCGTGGGCCTGACGACAAAACCAAGAGGGAAATG GTATTGTCCACGCTGCTCtcaagacagaaagagaaagtaa
- the LOC139564263 gene encoding histone H1-like encodes MPRNARKKDAVKRERKGKVNIEPKGTVTVINRGQEKVQRKRPVKPPVKSPVKQQTKPVKNPGGRGLGKAGARRLGQLLKRAIQEKKNVTGNEKVPLPTTPVRLFKYQAEAASAPKTNDARRVATRVSQLILRVVSQCKHRGGISMVDLKHALAAGGYDVTKNNTRVNLAVKGLVRKETLVQTTEAGASGSFKLNKKLTYEKRVKTRAMRDRAAAKRAKQRECAAAQRTKQKKGILKPAAEKGKALKPTGKGQKPGTKAVKPAGKTLKPGAKTTKPAGKTAKPAGKDKTVVGKGQREIGVRPKQVGKSHKPAGQASKSPAKVQKTGYKAPKPAGKSLKAANQKTRKIVVTPITKPRI; translated from the exons ATGCCTAGAAACGCCCGCAAAAAGGACGCTGTCAAacgagagagaaaagggaaagtTAACATAGAACCAAAGGGAACAGTTACAGTAATCAACCGAGGACAAGAGAAAGTTCAACGTAAACGGCCAGTAAAACCACCGGTCAAGTCGCCCGTGAAGCAGCAAACGAAGCCAGTAAAAAACCCAGGTGGTCGGGGCCTTGGGAAAGCAGGGGCTAGGCGTTTGGGTCAGCTATTGAAGCGTGCAATCCAAGAGAAGAAGAATGTTACAGGAAACGAAAAAGTGCCTTTGCCAA CGACCCCAGTTCGTCTCTTCAAGTACCAGGCAGAGGCTGCATCTGCACCAAAAACCAACGATGCAAGGCGTGTGGCTACCCGGGTCTCCCAGCTCATCCTTCGGGTAGTCTCCCAGTGCAAGCACCGGGGTGGCATCTCCATGGTGGACCTCAAGCATGCCCTGGCTGCTGGTGGCTATGATGTCACCAAGAACAATACCCGTGTGAATTTAGCTGTGAAAGGCCTGGTGAGGAAGGAGACACTGGTGCAGACTACTGAAGCTGGTGCATCTGGGTCATTTAAACTCAACAAG AAACTGACGTATGAGAAGAGAGTTAAGACAAGAGCCATGAGAGACCGTGCAGCAGCCAAGAGAGCCAAGCAGAGAGAATGTGCAGCAGCTCAGAGAACCAAGCAGAAAAAAGGAATTTTGAAGCCAGCAGCAGAGAAAGGAAAGGCCTTGAAACCAACAGGAAAAGGCCAGAAACCAGGAACAAAAGCTGTGAAACCAGCAGGAAAAACTCTGAAACCAGGAGCAAAAACAACTAAACCAGCAGGAAAAACAGCTAAACCAGCAGGCAAGGACAAAACTGTTGTAGGAAAAGGTCAAAGGGAAATAGGAGTAAGACCAAAACAAGTAGGCAAAAGCCACAAACCAGCAGGACAAGCATCAAAATCACCAGCCAAGGTCCAAAAAACAGGCTACAAAGCCCCTAAACCTGCAGGAAAGTCCTTGAAAGCAGCCAATCAGAAAACCCGCAAAATTGTTGTAACCCCCATTACAAAGCCACGGATATAG